In one window of Mercurialis annua linkage group LG4, ddMerAnnu1.2, whole genome shotgun sequence DNA:
- the LOC126679211 gene encoding uncharacterized protein LOC126679211, producing the protein MALTLRAVAATLILSLLLANALVDAKYIHTVHHAIGRRQGHPVRSSDSFAVDTRAINYGAIEPQQPFCTEGKKGNCITIRGPKPPPRPCSYYNRCNRGGNRGGK; encoded by the exons ATGGCTTTAACTTTGAGAGCCGTAGCTGCTACATTAATATTGTCATTGCTATTAGCTAATGCATTAGTTGATGCAAAATACATACACACTGTTCACCACGCTATCGGTCGACGACAAGGCCACCCTGTTCGTAGCTCCGATAGTTTCG CGGTGGATACTCGTGCTATCAATTACGGGGCCATTGAACCGCAACAACCTTTCTGTACTGAAGGGAAGAAGGGCAATTGCATTACAATCCGCGGTCCTAAGCCTCCTCCGAGACCTTGCAGTTACTACAATCGTTGTAACCGAGGCGGCAACCGAGGCGGCAAATGA
- the LOC126677545 gene encoding receptor-like protein kinase FERONIA encodes MLIALCFCLSLLLSTTATKTPPPYTPIDLIVLNCGSSTQTTSPDGRNWQGDVRSKFLHFNSQNLSSQASQQNPSVPVVPYMTATISNTNFTYTFYLSPGPKFLRLHFYPDTYRSALNSSTSFFTVTANGYTLVRNFSAYLTAFAASSPVDFLVKEFIVTVQENQELNLTFIPSPSSFAFINGIEIVPIPNNLYIRNMENRYTLVNSDTSFYFDRNTFLETMYRLNVGGGFVSSVDDTGMFRTWSDDTVYIFGGEKGTVHLSNNSTMEWKLTPEYAAPEVVYLTKRSMGLNPELNLKYNLTWLFPVDSGFNYLVRLHFCETDEKAAQLNLRPFIIFINNMTAEYDADIINWSGGIDIPVYRDYVVWFPVGGPDKQDMWLALHPDTELQQSTADALLNGVEIFKLNSTDGSLAGSNPELMENPVVPERGLKSSRKKRRSLVMVVAVSVIIGGGVLISSLTLCLCFIKRKTIRTDNANANANANAMITKPKSFAISFYRSIRSSNYANASTNSIRRFSIFEIEVATAKFDDEFLIGSGGFGNVYKGFVDDGATPVAIKRLNSSSTQGFREFKTEIQLLSKLNNTNLVTLIGYCDDPGEMILVYEYMHRGTLRDHLYKTKNPPIPWKKRVEICIGAARGLHYLHTGAKPPVIHRDVKSTNILIDEHWVAKVSDFGLSRMGPTSNSQTHVSTIVRGSFGYVDPEYYRRQHLTEKSDVYSFGVVLLEVLCARPPVIPGLPREQVNLADWARICYRRGGFSQIVDKNLMGDVSPACLEKFGEIAESCLRDQGRLRPAMSDVVFGLELTLQLQESNAETITEVPERSLLSAREEVVAVSDADEDDNDDLFSGSCGRKAESKSSISSCLRSVDQSDPDRFLSQTVFSEIMDPKGR; translated from the coding sequence ATGCTCATCGCACTTTGCTTCTGTCTCAGTCTCCTCCTCTCCACCACCGCAACCAAAACCCCACCACCGTATACTCCGATAGATTTGATAGTCCTGAACTGCGGTTCATCAACCCAAACCACATCACCCGATGGTCGGAATTGGCAAGGCGATGTCCGGTCCAAATTTCTTCATTTCAACTCTCAAAATTTATCATCACAAGCCTCCCAGCAAAACCCTTCTGTTCCTGTTGTACCCTACATGACCGCAACAATTTCAAACACTAATTTCACTTACACATTCTACTTATCCCCTGGTCCGAAATTTCTCCGACTCCATTTTTATCCAGATACTTACCGATCTGCCCTCAATTCCTCAACGTCGTTCTTCACTGTCACAGCCAACGGTTATACCCTCGTCAGGAATTTCAGCGCTTATTTAACCGCTTTTGCCGCGAGTTCACCTGTTGACTTCTTGGTCAAGGAATTTATAGTAACTGTACAAGAAAATCAAGAACTCAACCTAACGTTTATTCCATCTCCAAGCTCGTTTGCGTTCATTAATGGGATAGAAATAGTTCCTATACCAAACAATTTGTATATAAGAAATATGGAAAATCGTTATACTCTTGTGAATTCAGATACTTCCTTCTATTTCGACAGAAATACTTTTCTTGAAACCATGTACAGGTTGAATGTTGGCGGTGGATTCGTTAGCAGCGTAGACGATACAGGAATGTTCAGAACATGGTCTGATGATACAGTTTATATATTTGGTGGTGAAAAAGGAACTGTGCATCTATCTAATAATAGCACAATGGAATGGAAACTGACGCCGGAATATGCTGCGCCGGAGGTGGTGTATCTCACTAAACGTTCGATGGGTCTGAATCCTGAACTTAATCTGAAGTACAATCTCACATGGTTGTTTCCTGTTGATTCTGGGTTTAATTATCTTGTCAGGCTCCATTTCTGCGAGACAGATGAAAAAGCAGCGCAGTTGAATTTAAGACcattcataatatttattaacAATATGACGGCAGAGTACGATGCGGATATAATTAACTGGAGCGGGGGAATAGACATTCCGGTGTACAGAGATTACGTCGTGTGGTTTCCTGTCGGAGGGCCGGATAAGCAGGATATGTGGCTCGCGCTACACCCGGATACGGAATTGCAACAGAGCACTGCTGATGCTTTGTTGAATGGTGTAGAAATATTCAAATTGAACTCAACAGATGGTAGTCTAGCGGGGTCCAATCCCGAACTGATGGAGAACCCCGTAGTGCCGGAACGGGGTCTAAAATCGTCGAGGAAGAAGAGGCGATCGCTAGTTATGGTCGTTGCTGTGTCGGTCATCATCGGAGGTGGTGTACTCATATCTTCTCTTACTCTATGTCTATGCTTCATAAAAAGAAAGACCATAAGAACGGACAATGCTAATGCCAATGCTAATGCTAATGCTATGATTACAAAGCCTAAATCTTTTGCTATTTCTTTTTATCGCTCTATAAGGTCGAGTAATTATGCAAATGCTTCGACCAACTCAATTCGTCGATTCTCCATTTTTGAGATTGAAGTAGCCACAGCGAAATTCGATGATGAATTCCTTATAGGTTCAGGAGGATTTGGAAATGTATACAAAGGATTCGTCGATGATGGAGCAACTCCTGTTGCCATCAAGCGATTAAATTCATCCTCAACTCAGGGTTTTCGTGAATTCAAAACCGAAATCCAGTTGCTTTCCAAGCTTAACAATACAAATCTCGTAACTCTAATCGGCTACTGCGATGATCCAGGAGAAATGATCCTCGTCTATGAGTATATGCACCGCGGTACTCTTCGTGATCATCTTTATAAAACGAAAAATCCTCCGATTCCTTGGAAGAAAAGAGTGGAGATTTGTATCGGAGCAGCCAGAGGACTGCATTATCTTCATACAGGGGCGAAACCTCCTGTAATTCACCGTGATGTTAAATCAACAAACATACTCATCGACGAGCATTGGGTGGCTAAGGTTTCAGATTTTGGTCTATCGAGAATGGGACCAACGAGCAATTCTCAAACTCACGTTAGCACTATAGTCAGAGGTAGCTTCGGATACGTAGATCCAGAATATTACCGAAGGCAACACCTTACTGAAAAATCCGATGTTTACTCATTTGGTGTAGTTTTACTTGAAGTACTATGTGCTCGGCCGCCAGTGATTCCAGGATTGCCGAGAGAGCAGGTGAATTTAGCCGATTGGGCGCGAATTTGCTACAGAAGAGGCGGTTTTAGTCAGATAGTGGACAAGAATCTGATGGGCGATGTTTCTCCTGCTTGTTTGGAGAAATTCGGCGAGATTGCTGAGAGTTGCTTGCGTGACCAAGGAAGGTTAAGGCCTGCGATGAGCGATGTGGTGTTTGGACTTGAGCTTACTCTGCAGCTTCAGGAGAGTAATGCAGAGACTATTACTGAAGTGCCCGAGAGGTCATTGTTGTCGGCGCGCGAAGAAGTTGTTGCTGTTAGTGACGCAGATGAGGATGATAACGATGATTTGTTTAGCGGTTCATGTGGACGAAAAGCGGAATCAAAGAGCAGTATCAGTAGCTGTTTGAGAAGTGTGGATCAATCGGATCCTGATAGATTTCTGTCACAGACAGTTTTCTCCGAAATTATGGATCCGAAAGGAAGATAA